In Papaver somniferum cultivar HN1 chromosome 9, ASM357369v1, whole genome shotgun sequence, the genomic stretch TCCATTTGATAAATCTTTGTGCAATCTGACTTCATAGCGTTCCGCTTCACAAGTTTAATATTGGGTTGTAATGAAGTCAGCATCCTTCTAAAACCAATGTACTCTACAAATGAGAAAGGGTGTTCATGCAAGATAATCATTCTTACAATGCAATCACGAGTTACTTCTTAGTTAAACTTAAAGATGTAAGCAGCTACTGGCTCATCTTGTGTTTCACTAGCTTTCAAGAACATCTGGTTAATTTGTTGTTGTGTTCCTTTGTACACCAAACAACAATTTAGATGTTTCCTCAAACTACTCGTCCCATTTTTTCTCTCCGCACCAATATTCTTATTGCAGTGATTGCATTCTCCGTGTGTTTTCCCTTTTATCAATACCTCTTTAAATTCAGCCCAAGCCTTTGAGGTTCTTTTGCGTTTACGTGTAGGTGAAGGAACCACATTTGTTGTTGCCGCTTCCATATGATCAGAATCATCAGAATCACCAGAATCACTTGATTCACTGGCTacagtttcttcttctttcggCACTACTGATTTTACAACTTTAATCTTCTTTGCATCCTTCGAAacgacagctttaggaggcggcATACCCGGGGATTTCGAAACGGTAACTTTAGTCTTCTTTACAGGAACACAATGATCACCAACACTActtcttgtttgttttttcatgtTGCCTCTGCAAGGAAAAACCAACAAACATCTGTATCAGGTGTCATACGTATAAACGATAATAAATTTAACAAGCATATACAGTAAGAAAAAGATAAGTGTTCCAAGCATATACATAAAGCAGAAACAAAATGATATTCAATATAACAGAAAAAATCAAAAGAGACTAGATAGTAGTGATAGATAATAGATTACAAATTCAAATCaagtctgttttttttctttctattttattgAACTTTAGAGTTAGAGAGGGAAACAAGTGGCGTCAGAATTGgcatctcaagccaattaatacTCACCCTGCACAACTCCCTTTACTGCCTCACTTGTTCTATCTACATCTCTGAAAAGTAAGTGTTGCCGCAAGGACATTTATGCCGCAACTTATTAAGTTGTTTGGATGAACCAGATTTACAtattaaaacaaataaataaaaagaaagaatacataATGAAATTCTTACCAAGAGACCCTAAAATCACCAACCAACAACACTAGTACTAGTATGCCCACCAGTTATAATTTCTTGAAAACAAGTGATTAAATTATGAGAGTCTTTTCTTAAAATGGAGAAATAACATTTCAAATTATCAACACACAAAATCATCCATACATGAATAGGTAACACACAACAACAACATTAAAATCAGTACAAATGCACAGAAATTTCTGTATGATCTAAATAAAAGATGCAAACGCAAAATACTTGACTGTAATTTTACAAGAGAAAGCAAAATGTCCCAAATGCAAGTGAAAGTAACTAGCAAAACACCAAATAAATCCACAAACACAAAGTCGTGCAGTAGGTTGTTATCATGCGTAGTACacttttcttttcatttctttattATCTGCAAAGCTATGGTGTTTTTGTTCAGCATTGTTCTATTTTCTTCTTGAATTGGccaaaaattataaaatttgCCATTTCTGCTTTTATCCTTAGTAGTCCAGTGAAATCGCCCAAATTTAAAAACTTAAATTAGACCCATAATTTCTGCTAATTGGCTGAATCAAGAGGTAACATTAAGTATATATTCAGATTACTTAGATTGTTTACCCTAAACTATATTTATCACTGCAAACATCAAATATGAAAACGTAAATTAGGGATttacagaaaaaagaagaagaatacgaACCTCAGGTGGTAAATAAGCTTGAGAcaatttttatcttctttttcttgcTGTAAATGAGTATTTTGCTGTAACTATGGTCTGTAGAAGTAGTTGTCGCTGTAGTAAATGAGTTGAAGGAGAAAGTAGATCGGTAGAAATGGGGGGCGAGGACTCTCATCCTTTATATATGACCTAATTTTTTTAGGAATTTTACAAAATTAGTCTTTATTAAATATCCGAATACCTGCGGGTACCCGGCGGGTAGGACCCGGATGGACCCGTTTATAAACGGGTCTATTCGAGTAATTTCCCGCCGGGTCCTAATTggttaatgggtccaattttaggacccggaaccggacccaaatccatcgggtccgggtccgggtccgaacccgggtaatgggtacccattgacagccctaccttatacgcatacataatcacaatagcattcaaacgattatgtcgatgtcttatatacaaagtttaatggttaagcaataaacctcgtattgtattccttaatactatgtctaactagagtataatcattcatgcttcgcagttttgttttcaatatgcacgacttgaaagatacgttagggaacgaaatagttcaagtcaaacatcactaacctcgagtggaatgatgatgttgtcgttgtatctccgtacttcttcacttcttcaagtcttcgcaatacttgtaatgtctcatatcctaatactttcaagataacctatacgaagttgactctagcacataatcaagcaactctttaaatgagttttggctcactaaaatatgataaccaaacttgacataccaacgcttggtgggttcatccgagctatgctctaacataggaGATAATACTTCAAGAATTTCATTGATTTAATATCCACTTGTAGCCTTATTTGGCTATATTTCGCGAGCCAAACTACAATTAATTGAGTCTTCCTCCAAGGTTTGtttggaaaacaaggaaaaatattcaataaatgtttatttttatttattttctcttcCATTTGTAATCCAACTTTCATACTGAAATGTCTCTCTGATGACAACTAATATTAGTTAGCATATAGCATATACTTTATTAATATAACAACAGGAGATATGTTTATCCTATGGGATATGGAAAGCATGTAGTTCTGAATATCAAAACAATATTTAAAATATATAGGTTTGGGATCTTTTCTTGAGTATCAAGGGAAATATTTGAACATTAAGTACCAGAAGTTtagtacatgttcaaatactatgcCGACATTTTGTGAACTTTCCTTCTTAACCAAATACATTTTCGGTAGCTATGCAAAGCCTAAAGTAACAGAAAAATTGAAAACGCAAACTTGGTTAAACTAAGGTTCGGTTCTACTAGAGATCCACTAGGACCGATCCTTGGTAAGGGATCAGTCCTACTAGAGATCCTTTGAATCTGTCATAGTAAAGATCCTTGGTTAAGGGATTAGTCATAGAATATGtcatttgattcttttcaaatatGAAACAAGTTTCGCAGGTATTCTTCCATAATCCATGTGATTGAGCACAGTTTTCTAGGTATGGAATCAACCTGAAAGTACAGCATATTAAATAATAACGAATTACCAAATAGTGTTATGTCGAATCTACAAAGTCAAATAGATAAACTATACTTCGTAATACTAATGTACCAAAGTTTTATGGAAAAATTATATAACATTCCTTCACATTTTGAGCatactaaaatgatcaagtcaccaataTTAGAGACATGTAAACAAACTTCGtatattatgttttcaatttGAACTGATTTGAAAGAAACaaagatagaaatggaacaagtcaagtccgTGTTACTGATCTCGTCTGGAAAAATGATGTGTTCATCGATGTTGATACATCTTCGGGTTCTTCAGAGTAGCACGGGCAAGTCTCAAcatttatattatttctagtctaacctaacgaagttgactctagtaatcaaatcaagctGCCTCGAGTTTTGGAAcgaaaaatatgacaatcaaacttgacataccaacttttggtgggttcaaccgagcaatgctcttacaTACTCCTAAACAGTTCGTGTATTTTTTTTGCTCGGGAAATTATTCAAAGATCATTTTTACAAAATAATAGCTTGTGGACACTAAATTGTTCTTGACTAAGATTACTAAAGATTCATGAACCTCCATTGCTTAattcatatttcgagagtttaaaCAAAACAATATTGAagtcgaaacttcttcttttgaatattaaatctactaaaatcgtACGACATAGTTTCATAAGATAGAACGGAAGATACAATAAGttaatagtgttagagcattgcttgggcGAACTCGTAAGTTTTGCTATCCCAAGCTTGTTGTCAGTGTTAGATGtaaaaaactatatcttgatttgtaCTTTATTAAAGTCAAGTCTTAAACTAcaattagagtatggtagttaaGTATctagacatcactgaataaccctcgaagattcaagactgaagatcaaacaaAGATATTGgtagaacttcttcgacaaagaggtatgtgaagactgaaccatcctatttactcacggaATTTACCATGCTATCTTATGAGACCATATCGTATGATTTtggtagatttaatattgcaaagaagaaatttcgactCAAGCTTGTCTTGgtaaatatctcgaaatatgattcaagcaaagGATGTTcgtagatccttaacaatcttggtgAAGAACAATTAATTGTTAACagactatttttgtttcaagttaatcatttggaaactgcccaagcaatgatatttattgTCTACGGCGATTCAAATATTTCAAATTGTTTAAAGATAATTTTTCAGAACTTACTAAAATTCTAGACACATGGTAGGTACGCATATCCAGTAAGCGTACCCTAGTGATTTGAGTTCCGTAATagggaaggtatgcatacccaataTACGTATCCTAAGGAGTTCGTAAATGGGAGGGAGGTgcgcatacccagtacgcgtacccttgGGATCTGAGTTCGTGAATggctaagggtacacatacctggtacaCGTACCCCAATAGCCTCAGTTCACAGACTGGTCCATAGGTATGCATACCCCTATACATACCTACCGAGTATATAATTACACATATGCTCATAAACTATTTGCACAAATACGTTTGTCTTTGCTACAACTCTCATGATCACTTTTAAGATAGCTTTGTTCACTAAATCACTATGTGTTTTTGGATCATGGTTTAAGTATTGGGTGTTAATGAACACGGCTTATGCTTGAAAGTTCAAAAGGCATATTTTCCAATACGAACTATCATTGTACACGATTTCATAACCCTagaccataatgtatattcttttgtgtaatttcaaggcggacttctcacatgcttacatgaactcctaataagaatttcatctgaACTAATAAACTGTTTACTtagatctcaagttatcttagcttgaagcTACCTAGAGCCTTGAAAATATATAAACAAAGAGACTCATGCAACAAGACTACTTAATCCCTGGCacttctgtgtcctagttgcttgcTATAGTTGTCCTCTAAAAACCTAGGTTTCCtatgagaaatataattaggttaCAACCTAAAAACTTCACTTAGGGACTCGTGAAgttaggtccgactatcttttacctgaagTTCTTGTTATCTTAGATTAGGAATGAGATAGATACAATCAAaaatttctcttcgtctcagaatttGTGATTCCTCTAGATATATATCTAAACTCaattttgatttgtttggattgttcttgagaagTGGTTATAAATCCATGCTTcttagctaactgagtgtaagtgttccggattcgtgaggtttgctggaCTATGTCTATTGCAAATAGATTCCAAACCTAGATCGAAAGATAAAAAGGTAAATCACATAACCTTGTCTATTAGAGGTAAATTGGTATCAAAACTCCTCATTTTGTTTGAATCatctcttaggatgtaaagaatgtcagctaagggaatcaattgcgtaaagtctggcgaggttcaagagacataaaaAGCACACctgcagctgaatttctta encodes the following:
- the LOC113309894 gene encoding uncharacterized protein LOC113309894 codes for the protein MKKQTRSSVGDHCVPVKKTKVTVSKSPGMPPPKAVVSKDAKKIKVVKSVVPKEEETVASESSDSGDSDDSDHMEAATTNVVPSPTRKRKRTSKAWAEFKEVLIKGKTHGECNHCNKNIGAERKNGTSSLRKHLNCCLVYKGTQQQINQMFLKASETQDEPVAAYIFKFN